In Gadus chalcogrammus isolate NIFS_2021 chromosome 23, NIFS_Gcha_1.0, whole genome shotgun sequence, a genomic segment contains:
- the LOC130376864 gene encoding B-cell receptor CD22-like isoform X3 has product MNLRSVARGFLAVLLSVPDLQVKVSFPHPTDPTHAELECRSRCGLADDPPYIWFRNGQNVGKGVNYRADIQSADSFSCAVDGHNLRSPLVYGPQQPSVYSSPSGELEVGSSVTLSCSSDANPAANYTWFREHEVSVKESGQNYTITHITSDLGGNYYCQAHNAIGLYNSTFLFIKVSSSSHTATVAVRTIGVFVLTILLLVFFCMRRKRASRKAGRPDTVDELLPVPVYENASELANRLAPAAQREPIEEQDVFDCASIYTSLSENQEVPCCLAGSIGQSEQADAVFYSVVKNKRPNAVPGESDQKETAETSELYSTVKK; this is encoded by the exons ATCTCCAGGTGAAGGTGTCCTTTCCTCACCCTACGGATCCTACCCATGCAGAACTGGAGTGTCGCAGTAGATGTGGTCTAGCTGATGACCCTCCCTACATCTGGTTCAGGAATGGACAGAATGTAGGAAAGGGAGTGAACTACAGGGCCGACATTCAATCTGCAGACAGCTTTTCGTGTGCTGTCGATGGACACAATCTCCGATCTCCTTTAGTGT ATGGGCCTCAACAACCATCTGTGTATTCAAGTCCCTCTGGTGAATTGGAGGtgggcagttcagtgactctgagctgcagcagtgatgccaacccagcagctaacTACACCTGGTTCAGGGAACATGAAGTCTCAGTGAAAGAATCAGGACAGAACTACACCATCACTCATATCACATCTGATCTCGGAGGAAACTATTACTGCCAAGCTCATAATGCAATCGGACTTTATAATTCCACCTTCTTGTTTATCAAAG tatcatcatcatcacatacAGCAACGGTAGCTGTAAGAACCATTGGTGTATTCGTGCTCACCatactcctcctcgtcttcttcTGCATGAG AAGAAAGAGGGCCTCCAGAAAAGCAGGAAGGCCAGATACCGTGGATGAG ctacttcctgttcctgtgtaTGAAAACGCCTCAGAACTGGCCAATCGATTGGCTCCTGCAGCACAGAGAGAACCAATAGAAGAGCAGGATGTCTTTGACTGTGCCAGCATCTACACCTCTCTCTCAGAGAATCAGGAAGTGCCTTGCTGTTTGGCTGGCTCTATTGGCCAATCAGAGCAGGCAGATGCAGTCTTTTACTCTGTGGTCAAAAATAAGAGACCAAATGCTGTCCCTGG AGAGAGTGACCAGAAAGAGACGGCAGAAACCTCAGAGTTGTACAGCACTGTCAAAAAATAA
- the LOC130376864 gene encoding uncharacterized protein LOC130376864 isoform X4, with product MNLRSVARGFLAVLLSVPDGPQQPSVYSSPSGELEVGSSVTLSCSSDANPAANYTWFREHEVSVKESGQNYTITHITSDLGGNYYCQAHNAIGLYNSTFLFIKVSSSSHTATVAVRTIGVFVLTILLLVFFCMRRKRASRKAGRPDTVDELLPVPVYENASELANRLAPAAQREPIEEQDVFDCASIYTSLSENQEVPCCLAGSIGQSEQADAVFYSVVKNKRPNAVPGESDQKETAETSELYSTVKK from the exons ATGGGCCTCAACAACCATCTGTGTATTCAAGTCCCTCTGGTGAATTGGAGGtgggcagttcagtgactctgagctgcagcagtgatgccaacccagcagctaacTACACCTGGTTCAGGGAACATGAAGTCTCAGTGAAAGAATCAGGACAGAACTACACCATCACTCATATCACATCTGATCTCGGAGGAAACTATTACTGCCAAGCTCATAATGCAATCGGACTTTATAATTCCACCTTCTTGTTTATCAAAG tatcatcatcatcacatacAGCAACGGTAGCTGTAAGAACCATTGGTGTATTCGTGCTCACCatactcctcctcgtcttcttcTGCATGAG AAGAAAGAGGGCCTCCAGAAAAGCAGGAAGGCCAGATACCGTGGATGAG ctacttcctgttcctgtgtaTGAAAACGCCTCAGAACTGGCCAATCGATTGGCTCCTGCAGCACAGAGAGAACCAATAGAAGAGCAGGATGTCTTTGACTGTGCCAGCATCTACACCTCTCTCTCAGAGAATCAGGAAGTGCCTTGCTGTTTGGCTGGCTCTATTGGCCAATCAGAGCAGGCAGATGCAGTCTTTTACTCTGTGGTCAAAAATAAGAGACCAAATGCTGTCCCTGG AGAGAGTGACCAGAAAGAGACGGCAGAAACCTCAGAGTTGTACAGCACTGTCAAAAAATAA
- the LOC130376864 gene encoding HEPACAM family member 2-like isoform X1, with amino-acid sequence MNLRSVARGFLAVLLSVPALQVNGGWRVTYSSSNVCGLRGEMVYLSCTYEYPVQYRPTKFNGLWFTKVSNKQPVYLEHDADYTGRVESSCVPVSCTGSRCYGTCQMRIRDLRQSDSAVYKVRFNTNQPGGEYTGDPGVKLSVQDLQVKVSFPHPTDPTHAELECRSRCGLADDPPYIWFRNGQNVGKGVNYRADIQSADSFSCAVDGHNLRSPLVYGPQQPSVYSSPSGELEVGSSVTLSCSSDANPAANYTWFREHEVSVKESGQNYTITHITSDLGGNYYCQAHNAIGLYNSTFLFIKVSSSSHTATVAVRTIGVFVLTILLLVFFCMRRKRASRKAGRPDTVDELLPVPVYENASELANRLAPAAQREPIEEQDVFDCASIYTSLSENQEVPCCLAGSIGQSEQADAVFYSVVKNKRPNAVPGESDQKETAETSELYSTVKK; translated from the exons CGCTTCAGGTTAATGGTGGATGGAGAGTTACTTACTCATCTAGTAATGTCTGCGGTTTAAGGGGAGAAATGGTTTACCTTAGCTGCACTTATGAATACCCGGTACAGTACCGCCCTACCAAATTCAATGGACTGTGGTTTACTAAAGTATCCAACAAGCAGCCAGTTTATCTGGAACACGATGCAGACTATACAGGTCGTGTTGAATCCAGCTGTGTACCAGTCAGCTGTACCGGGTCCAGATGTTATGGAACATGTCAAATGAGAATCAGAGACCTGAGACAGAGTGACTCTGCTGTCTACAAGGTTAGATTCAATACAAATCAACCAGGTGGGGAATATACTGGTGACCCTGGAGTGAAGTTATCTGTTCAAG ATCTCCAGGTGAAGGTGTCCTTTCCTCACCCTACGGATCCTACCCATGCAGAACTGGAGTGTCGCAGTAGATGTGGTCTAGCTGATGACCCTCCCTACATCTGGTTCAGGAATGGACAGAATGTAGGAAAGGGAGTGAACTACAGGGCCGACATTCAATCTGCAGACAGCTTTTCGTGTGCTGTCGATGGACACAATCTCCGATCTCCTTTAGTGT ATGGGCCTCAACAACCATCTGTGTATTCAAGTCCCTCTGGTGAATTGGAGGtgggcagttcagtgactctgagctgcagcagtgatgccaacccagcagctaacTACACCTGGTTCAGGGAACATGAAGTCTCAGTGAAAGAATCAGGACAGAACTACACCATCACTCATATCACATCTGATCTCGGAGGAAACTATTACTGCCAAGCTCATAATGCAATCGGACTTTATAATTCCACCTTCTTGTTTATCAAAG tatcatcatcatcacatacAGCAACGGTAGCTGTAAGAACCATTGGTGTATTCGTGCTCACCatactcctcctcgtcttcttcTGCATGAG AAGAAAGAGGGCCTCCAGAAAAGCAGGAAGGCCAGATACCGTGGATGAG ctacttcctgttcctgtgtaTGAAAACGCCTCAGAACTGGCCAATCGATTGGCTCCTGCAGCACAGAGAGAACCAATAGAAGAGCAGGATGTCTTTGACTGTGCCAGCATCTACACCTCTCTCTCAGAGAATCAGGAAGTGCCTTGCTGTTTGGCTGGCTCTATTGGCCAATCAGAGCAGGCAGATGCAGTCTTTTACTCTGTGGTCAAAAATAAGAGACCAAATGCTGTCCCTGG AGAGAGTGACCAGAAAGAGACGGCAGAAACCTCAGAGTTGTACAGCACTGTCAAAAAATAA
- the LOC130376864 gene encoding uncharacterized protein LOC130376864 isoform X2, with translation MVYLSCTYEYPVQYRPTKFNGLWFTKVSNKQPVYLEHDADYTGRVESSCVPVSCTGSRCYGTCQMRIRDLRQSDSAVYKVRFNTNQPGGEYTGDPGVKLSVQDLQVKVSFPHPTDPTHAELECRSRCGLADDPPYIWFRNGQNVGKGVNYRADIQSADSFSCAVDGHNLRSPLVYGPQQPSVYSSPSGELEVGSSVTLSCSSDANPAANYTWFREHEVSVKESGQNYTITHITSDLGGNYYCQAHNAIGLYNSTFLFIKVSSSSHTATVAVRTIGVFVLTILLLVFFCMRRKRASRKAGRPDTVDELLPVPVYENASELANRLAPAAQREPIEEQDVFDCASIYTSLSENQEVPCCLAGSIGQSEQADAVFYSVVKNKRPNAVPGESDQKETAETSELYSTVKK, from the exons ATGGTTTACCTTAGCTGCACTTATGAATACCCGGTACAGTACCGCCCTACCAAATTCAATGGACTGTGGTTTACTAAAGTATCCAACAAGCAGCCAGTTTATCTGGAACACGATGCAGACTATACAGGTCGTGTTGAATCCAGCTGTGTACCAGTCAGCTGTACCGGGTCCAGATGTTATGGAACATGTCAAATGAGAATCAGAGACCTGAGACAGAGTGACTCTGCTGTCTACAAGGTTAGATTCAATACAAATCAACCAGGTGGGGAATATACTGGTGACCCTGGAGTGAAGTTATCTGTTCAAG ATCTCCAGGTGAAGGTGTCCTTTCCTCACCCTACGGATCCTACCCATGCAGAACTGGAGTGTCGCAGTAGATGTGGTCTAGCTGATGACCCTCCCTACATCTGGTTCAGGAATGGACAGAATGTAGGAAAGGGAGTGAACTACAGGGCCGACATTCAATCTGCAGACAGCTTTTCGTGTGCTGTCGATGGACACAATCTCCGATCTCCTTTAGTGT ATGGGCCTCAACAACCATCTGTGTATTCAAGTCCCTCTGGTGAATTGGAGGtgggcagttcagtgactctgagctgcagcagtgatgccaacccagcagctaacTACACCTGGTTCAGGGAACATGAAGTCTCAGTGAAAGAATCAGGACAGAACTACACCATCACTCATATCACATCTGATCTCGGAGGAAACTATTACTGCCAAGCTCATAATGCAATCGGACTTTATAATTCCACCTTCTTGTTTATCAAAG tatcatcatcatcacatacAGCAACGGTAGCTGTAAGAACCATTGGTGTATTCGTGCTCACCatactcctcctcgtcttcttcTGCATGAG AAGAAAGAGGGCCTCCAGAAAAGCAGGAAGGCCAGATACCGTGGATGAG ctacttcctgttcctgtgtaTGAAAACGCCTCAGAACTGGCCAATCGATTGGCTCCTGCAGCACAGAGAGAACCAATAGAAGAGCAGGATGTCTTTGACTGTGCCAGCATCTACACCTCTCTCTCAGAGAATCAGGAAGTGCCTTGCTGTTTGGCTGGCTCTATTGGCCAATCAGAGCAGGCAGATGCAGTCTTTTACTCTGTGGTCAAAAATAAGAGACCAAATGCTGTCCCTGG AGAGAGTGACCAGAAAGAGACGGCAGAAACCTCAGAGTTGTACAGCACTGTCAAAAAATAA